One Budorcas taxicolor isolate Tak-1 chromosome 6, Takin1.1, whole genome shotgun sequence DNA segment encodes these proteins:
- the DRD5 gene encoding D(1B) dopamine receptor produces the protein MLPPGRNGTSHWARSGQQQLAQGGAVGDSEGATLLGPAQVVTAGLLTLLIVWTLLGNVLVCAAVVRSRHLRAKMTNVFIVSLAVSDLFVALLVMPWKAVAEVAGYWPFGAFCDIWVAFDIMCSTASILNLCIISVDRYWAISRPFCYERKMTQRVALVMVGLAWTLSILISFIPVQLHWHRDKVGARGGLDPPSNLANGTPWEEAAESDRSANCDSSLNRTYAISSSLISFYIPVAIMIVTYTRIYRIAQVQIRRISSLERAAEHAQSCHSREACAPDTGLRASIRKETKVLKTLSVIMGVFVCCWLPFFILNCMVPFCSGHPESFLCVSETTFDVFVWFGWANSSLNPIIYAFNADFRKVFAQLLGCSHLCSRTQVETVNISNEVISYNQDTAFHQEIAAAHIHRIPNAVTLGDAEVDKEEEEASPFDRMSRISQTSPEGDPAGQSVWELDCEGGVSLGKITPFTPNGFH, from the coding sequence ATGCTTCCCCCGGGGCGCAACGGCACCTCGCACTGGGCGCGGTCGGGGCAGCAGCAGCTGGCGCAGGGGGGCGCCGTGGGGGACTCGGAGGGGGCGACGCTGCTGGGGCCCGCGCAGGTGGTCACCGCTGGCCTCCTGACCCTGCTCATCGTCTGGACCCTGCTGGGCAACGTGCTGGTGTGTGCGGCCGTCGTGCGCAGCCGTCACCTGCGCGCCAAGATGACCAACGTGTTCATCGTATCCCTCGCGGTGTCCGACCTCTTCGTGGCGCTGCTGGTCATGCCCTGGAAGGCGGTGGCCGAGGTGGCGGGTTACTGGCCTTTTGGGGCCTTCTGCGACATCTGGGTGGCCTTCGACATCATGTGTTCCACTGCCTCCATCCTGAACCTATGCATCATCAGCGTGGACCGCTACTGGGCCATCTCCAGGCCCTTCTGCTACGAGCGCAAGATGACCCAGCGTGTGGCCTTGGTCATGGTCGGCCTGGCGTGGACCTTGTCCATCCTCATCTCCTTCATCCCAGTCCAGCTCCATTGGCACAGGGACAAGGTGGGTGCCAGGGGTGGGCTGGACCCTCCATCCAACCTGGCCAACGGGACGCCTTGGGAGGAAGCCGCGGAGTCGGATAGGAGTGCGAACTGCGACTCCAGCCTGAACCGCACTTATGCCATCTCGTCCTCGCTCATCAGCTTCTACATCCCGGTGGCCATCATGATCGTGACCTACACGCGTATCTACCGCATCGCCCAGGTGCAGATTCGTAGGATCTCCTCGCTGGAGAGGGCCGCGGAGCATGCGCAGAGCTGCCACAGCCGCGAGGCCTGCGCTCCCGACACGGGCCTGCGGGCGTCCATCAGGAAGGAGACTAAGGTCCTCAAAACCCTATCGGTGATCATGGGGGTCTTCGTGTGCTGCTGGCTGCCCTTCTTCATCCTTAACTGCATGGTCCCCTTCTGCAGCGGACACCCCGAGAGCTTCCTCTGCGTCAGCGAGACCACATTCGACGTCTTCGTCTGGTTCGGCTGGGCCAACTCCTCCCTCAACCCCATCATCTATGCCTTCAACGCTGACTTCCGGAAGGTGTTTGCCCaactgctgggctgcagtcaccTGTGCTCCCGCACCCAGGTGGAGACGGTGAACATCAGCAACGAGGTCATCTCCTACAACCAGGACACCGCCTTCCACCAGGAGATTGCAGCTGCCCACATCCATCGGATCCCCAATGCAGTGACCCTGGGGGATGCAGAGGtggacaaggaggaggaggaggcaagcCCTTTCGATCGAATGTCCCGAATCTCTCAGACGTCCCCAGAGGGTGACCCTGCTGGCCAGTCGGTCTGGGAGCTGGACTGCGAGGGGGGAGTTTCATTGGGCAAAATCACACCTTTCACCCCAAATGGATTCCATTAA